From the genome of Nitrospirota bacterium:
AGGCTTTTTGCAGGCATTTCTGATGGAGCACAGCGTATAAAGGGGATCGTGGAGAAACTGAGGGATTTTGCACGGAACGACAGAGGTTCCCTGGACGCCGCGGTAGATATGAGCAAGGTTGTGCAGGATGCGGTCATGATTCTCGAAAATCAGATAAAGAAGCATACTGATTATTTCGACATTACGGTTGGAGAAGGGATACCGGCGGTCAGGGGCAACCATCAGCAGCTTGAGCAGGTGATGATCAATCTTATCATGAATGCCCTGCAGTCGCTGAGAGACCGGAGCGCTCGGGTTGAAATAGCGATACATCCCGATGTGATCGGCGATATGATAGAAGTCAGAGTTCGCGATGAAGGGTGTGGTATCTCACGGGAGGTTCTGGAAAAGATTACCGAACCGTTTTTTACGACGAGGCTTGATTCCGGCGGCACGGGCCTCGGGCTTTCGATCTCCAAATCGATTATCGATGATCACAGGGGTACTCTGGAGTTTATCTCTGAGCCCAATGGCGGTGCCACTGCCATTGTCAGGCTGCCGGCGGAACCAAAACCGTGAAGCGGAGTTTGTCTCCCGTCCCCTTTCCCCTTTCCCCTGTTCTGCTGGTTGATGACGAAGAGGAGACACTTTTTGCCGCAAGTCTTATGCTTCGCTCATCAGGGATCAAAGATGTCATCATGATAAAGGACAGTCGGGAAGTGGTGGATCTTCTCAAAAAACAGACGTTCTCCTGTGCAGTTATTGATCTTACGATGCCTTATGTTTCGGGATCGCAATTGCTGTCGGGCATGAACCGTGATTACCCAGATATCCCTGTCATTATTATGACCGGCCTGAACGAAGTTGATACCGCGGTTGACTGCATGAGGCATGGTGCCTTTGATTATCTGGTAAAACCGGTAGAGAAGGTGCGTTTCATGGCTTCGGTACATAAAGCGCTTGAGCTGTCTGCGCTGAAATCCGAAGTGACCGCCTTGAAGAGACATCTTCTTGAGGGGCGGTTGGATCATGAACTGGTATTTGCTTCCATCGTAACGAGGAGCAGGGCCATGCATGCTATTTTTCAATATATCGAGGTTGTTGCTCCATCGTCTCAGCCAGTGCTGATAAGCGGTGAAACAGGGGTCGGCAAAGAGCTTGTCGCGCGGGCGGTTCATGATCTGAGCAGCAGGAATGGACAGTTTATCGGTTTAAATGTTGCAGGCATCGATGAAACGGTATTTTCGGATGTGCTTTTTGGCCACCGGAAGGGCGCCTATACCGGTGCTGATTCGGCCCGGGATGGTCTTATTGCCAGGGCGGCAGGCGGCACCCTGTTTCTGGATGAGATCGGTGATCTGAAAGAGAGCCTGCAGATCAAGCTGCTCAGGCTGCTGCAGGAGCATACGTACTTTCCTCTGGGTTCAGATGTCTCTGTGCAGAGCGATGCGCGGATTGTTGTTGCTACAAACCGGAACCTTGATGATATGGTCTCAAAAGAGTTGTTCAGAAAAGACCTGTATTACCGTCTGCGCTCGCATCATGTTGCCTTACCGCCTCTAAGGGAGAGAACAGAGGATATCCCGCTGCTGCTGTATCATTTTGTGAAGGAGTGCTCTGCGAGTCTTGGAAAAAAAGAGCCGGTCATTCCTGATGAACTTATCCCGC
Proteins encoded in this window:
- a CDS encoding sigma-54-dependent Fis family transcriptional regulator; this translates as MSPVPFPLSPVLLVDDEEETLFAASLMLRSSGIKDVIMIKDSREVVDLLKKQTFSCAVIDLTMPYVSGSQLLSGMNRDYPDIPVIIMTGLNEVDTAVDCMRHGAFDYLVKPVEKVRFMASVHKALELSALKSEVTALKRHLLEGRLDHELVFASIVTRSRAMHAIFQYIEVVAPSSQPVLISGETGVGKELVARAVHDLSSRNGQFIGLNVAGIDETVFSDVLFGHRKGAYTGADSARDGLIARAAGGTLFLDEIGDLKESLQIKLLRLLQEHTYFPLGSDVSVQSDARIVVATNRNLDDMVSKELFRKDLYYRLRSHHVALPPLRERTEDIPLLLYHFVKECSASLGKKEPVIPDELIPLLSSYHFPGNIRELQSMVHDALSQHDHGQLSLASFREIIRQENLSSPQRSDGAGDWGTFPYEVQGRLPTLQEADEYLLSEAMKRADGNQGIAASMLGLTRQALNKRLIRKKQ